The stretch of DNA ATCAGCCTGTGGCTGTGGTCGAAGATCAGCAGAATATGCAGGTGATTACGGCCCTGAGCGGGGTCGCGCAGGCGAATGGTTTGCAGGTGGGCCAGCCGGTGCGCGATGCCCATGCGATGTGCCCTGGGCTTTTGACCTTTACCCGATCTGCGCCGCAGGAACAGCGGTTTCTTGAGGCTTTGCAGCGGTGGGCGGGCAAGTTTTCGCCTTGGGTTGCGCCGGAGGATGGGGATGCGCTGGTGGTGGATCTGACCGGCTGCGGGCACCTGTTCGGGGGCGAGCGCGCGTTGATGCAGGTGGTGCAGGATGACTGCACCGATCTGGGTCTGAGCGTGTTGATGGGGCTGGCGGACACCCGTGGGGCGGCGTGGGCTTTGGCGCGCTATGCGGGGCGGGCGGCGGGGTCGGATCGGTCGGGCGATTCCATTGATCAGGAGGCGCGCGCCACGCGGTCCCGCGCGGGCAAGCGGCGGCATTGGACCAAGGGGGGCGCAGCCCCGGCCATCACTACCCAAGCCCCTGATATCAAACGGATTGCGCCGCCCGGTCAGACATATGGCGCGCTGTCGCCCCTGCCCATTGCGGCGCTGCGCTTGGATGCGGATATGACGGCGCAGCTGGGCCGTCTGGGCTTGCGCCGAGTCGGCGACTTGTTGGGCCAGCCGCGGGCGGGACTCGCGCGCCGTTTTGGTCGCGGTTTGGTGCTGCGGCTGGACCAGGCGATGGGCAGCGCCCCCGAGCCCGTGTCGCCCGCGAAGCCGCCCGATCATTTTGCGGTTCGAATGACCTTGCCCGACCCGATTGGCCTGGTCGAGGATGTGATGGCGGCCATTGACCGGACCTTGCCACGGCTTTGTAAAATATTGAAAGATAAAGGGAAAGGTGCGCGGCGGGTGATGTTGCAGGCCTTTCGCAGCGATCGTGCGGTTGAGATGGTGGAAATTGGCCTCGCTCGTGCGACCCATGATCCACACCGCATCCGCCCGCTGCTGGAGATGAAGATCGAGGGGATCGATGCGGGCTTTGGTATCGACATGATCCGGCTGGAGGCGGTGCAGGTCGAACCGGTCCATGACGAGGTGACTGTGGGCCACCGCGAGGCGGGCGCGGCGGTGCAGGCGCGGCTGAACAACGCCAATGCGATGGACGATCTGATCGGGCTGCTGGGCGCGCGTGTTGGGCTGGATGCGATCCGACGCTTTGAACCGGCGGACAGCCATATCCCTGAAAAATCACATAAAATCATGTCTGCGGCCTGGTCGAAACCGCATAAGGGGCCGTGGCCCAAGCCGACGAATCCGCGCCCTTTTCTGCTGTGGCGCCCTGAGCCGGTGCATGCGCCGGTCACGCCGAAGATGCCGGAAACCTTTCGCTGGCGGGGCATGACTTTGACCCGGCTTAACGCCATCGGACCCGAGCGTATTGCGCCGGAATGGTGGCTGGATGACCCGAACTGGCGGTCGGGGACGCGGGATTATTGGGTGACGGATACGACGGATGGGCAGCGGCTGTGGCTGTTCTATGCCCATGGCGGAGCGATGTCGCCCGGGTGGTTCTGTCACGGATCCTTTGCGTGACCGTCCGGTGGGGTTAACAGGGCTTGCGATGGGTCTTGAGCGGAGAAACTGCATGTTTTGGCGGGCAAACTGCGTATTTTCTCAGAGGCACCACTCGCTATCATGGTTAATCTGACAGTAAGACGCGGTTGGGCTTGCTTGGTCAACAGCTCTGGAGAGCATCTTGACCCGCAAATTTCTTGTGTCGAAGGCTTCCGCATAGCACGGTTTGACCGCGACCTTGTGCACCTTTTCGGAACTGATCTTGTGTCCGGCCCGTTTGCGCGGTTTTGACCGCTGGCTCTCTCTCGGGACCTTGCGTTGCAATGTCCTGCCGGGCAGTGGATAGGATTCGCAAATCGGGTTCCCAACTGCTTTGCGGGCAACAGCGCCCGGGATATTCGGCGGAGTGTCCTGATCGTAGCGGCTGAAGGGTACTCCCTCACATCGTTGGCCTTGCCATCTTTTTGTTCCTTTCTGCTTAGGCAGCGTGGAGGCGGTAGGGTTCGTCTTTGGTCAGGACTGGCGACATGATCCGAGCTGTCTTGTTCGCCATGGCAACTGTTACAAGGCGCGCGTGCTTTCGTTGCAACAGGCCGGTCAGCCAGAGATCGGCCGGACGGTATGGCCAAGTTTTGACAGCTCGCGCGCCCAATAATGGCTCGATGCGCAAGCCTCAACGCCGATGCGGCATGGGTTTAGCCGCTCAAATAACGCTCGGACCTGAGCGCGACGCAAAGGTCTGTTGAACGCAACCTGCCCATCGTCCGTAACGCCGTGGACATGAAAGATGGTCTTGGCCAAGCCCAGGCCGACAGTGTTAGCTTTGCATGGGGTGGCCCCTCTCAATCGCAGATTTCGACACCTGCATTACGGCGCATTGCGACGCCGGGCAGCGGGACCCATCGACCCCATCTGCTCCCGCGAAATTTGCGTATCTTGTCAGGAACGATTTCCAAGATCGCATGCGTTTATGCGCAGCCGTCAAGCCAGACACCCCCTTGACCGTCCGGGCTGCAATCGCCCGACAGGAGCCTTGAGATCCGAGATGCACGTTCATCAAGTGCCCCATCGGCTTCAAGCAGCCGAAACTGCCCCGGCGCGATCAGCACTGCCAGAAGGCGATGATACTCTTGATTGTTGAGCTCCCCGAGGGCTCGGCCGTAGATACTTTCACTTGCCTGAAAGAACCCTGTCATCCATCCCTCAGGACCCCGTCCCATCTCGACGGTATCGAGCCAGAGCGCTAGGATTTGAACCTTGTTCAGTCGGTCTTCTAGGCCAATGGCAAAGCCCGTCTGGCGTATCTTGCCGATCCCGGGGCGAAATTCCTCGAAACCCAGGCGCTTTGACAGCGATTGGGAAATCGTCGTCAGCCCCGCTCCCGCCGTCGAAAGATCGACACCGCCGTGGTCCAGAAAACCGGGATCTTGCACCAAGATGAGTGGCCGAAGGCGTTCGACGCCCAAGCCGTCCGGCCCCATACCTTCGGCTATCAAGGCATCTGCACGCGCCGCAAACTCGTCCGACTTGCGAACGGCGTCCCAGTATCCAAAAGCGCCATAGCCGAACACTCCGGCACCAAGGAGGAGCAACAAGCTCACTGCAATCTTGAATGCCCGTCTCATGCCCACACCACATCATCAACACGTTCTGTTTTTCCGAGGTTACAGCGTGCGAGACACAACTCAAACAACCAGCCTTCGCCAGTGGCGGTCGCTCGTAGTCTCCGCAGCATAGGTCTCGTTGGGGCTCGCGGCCGCCTTGCGGCGGTGCGGCAACATAAGATGGTCTGCAACAAGGGTAACCAAGTCGGGTGGGCCGTTCTGCTAACCTTTATGCTGGCGCAGAGGCTGCTGTATACTTGCCCGACTGGAACAAGTGCGGAGGTCTGGTAGGTATGGTTTGCGAGGTCGAATTTGCTCGGCTCGGAGACGTCGAGTGGATTGACGATGCCCTCATCAACTTTTGGTGCAGTCCTCTCATCGTCGTTAACGTCAAGGCCGTCGATGCGACCAAAGAGAAATGATGAGTAGCGAGGCCTCCACTGGGGCTGCTTGTATTTCGTGACATACCCGACAACGGTTTCGAAATGATCTCCAAATTCCTGCAGCCTTATGTTTAGCATGCTGCTTTACGACCCAATTAAATGGCGGTGCCAAGTCTGATCCATACTCTGATCCTGGGGCGCAAGATCACGCCCTTCAGGAACGGATTGCAGCAGCTATGGAGGCCCGTTGTCTTGAGCCCGGGCAGATCGCAATTCGCAGAGCTTACCTGAGCAACTTGAGCCTTCCAAGCGATGCACATGCATTGGAATTGGGATCCGGCACAGGCCATGTAACGAAAGATCTATTGAATCTTGCAGGCGCAAAAACCGCGCACGGGCTCGAACCTTCGCCAGTGATGGTCGCACGGGCCAAGAAGAGTTTTGGTGATGATGCGCGGCTAACTTTCGAGATCGGGGATGCCAAGAGCACTGGCTTTGAAGACGCCTCGTTCGATCTTGTGCGCATGCATACACTGCTGTGCCATGTTCCTGGACCCGAAGATATTGTTCGCGAAGCGTTTCGTATTTTGAAGACGGGGGGTGTCTTGGCTATCTGCGACGGCGACTACAACACGGCAACGGCCCAGATTGCAGATTTCGATCCGCTGCATCAACTCGTCCGTTTAATGATCAATCAAAACGTCACGAACCTTTGGATCATGCGTCAAATCCCTGGAATCCTTTTAGAAACCGGCTTTGAGCTTGGGGCGTGTACAGGGCATGGATATGTTGCCGCAAAAGAAGCGACGTAATTTCTGACCGTCATTGACCGGGGCGCGGATCGCATGGTCGAAGAAGGTGTGATGTTTCCCGAAACAGCGAAGGCATTGAAGGCAGGGGCAAGACGCAGGGTGTGTGAAAACACCTTTTTCGGCTTCATGTCTTATGTAAGCCAGACTGCCACAAAGCCTTAGGGTCTGGATTCGCAACCAATAATGGCGGTCGCTGCGAAAGCGATGGCACAAAGAAAGACCCCGGGACAGCGATCATAGCGGGTCTTCAGGCCCCCCAATCCTTGAGTTGGCCAAGATGATCTTAATGCGGTTGCGCAATTTGCCGCCTGGGCTACCGGCGCGTAATGGCGGCGCTCACACCGATGATCCCAAGCCTACGAAAAACCGGCGACGATTGACGTTGGTGTAGTCCTGAGAACGATTGAGCTTACAATGATCGGGGCCGCGCCCAAGACAGGAGATGGGACCGCCCAGCCCAGCTAAGCCGTGATCATGCGGCCCGGCCAACCTGATGCACTTCCACGGTGGTATGCGACACCTGATCGATGTGGCTGATCATTCCCTTGTATTCAGCGACTGTCTTGGGGGTATCTGAGGCAATCGAGGCGATAACCGAGTAATGGCCGGGACCAACCTGCCATATATGCAAATCTGTGATCTTGTCGGGGCCGGTCTCGATTGCTTTACGTACTTTTGTTTCGATATGCCCACCTTCGGGAACGCGATCCAGCAGGACACCGCCGGAGTCTTTGATAAGTCCCCATGACCAACGCGAAATCACAATCGCGCCGACAATCCCCATCACCGGGTCAGCCCAGAACCAACCGTAGGCACGACCCAGAAGAAGGGCGACGATGGCCAGAACCGATGTCAGTGCATCGGCCAAGACGTGCAGGTAGGCCGCTCGAAGGTTGTTGTCCTGCTCATGGTGATGGTCGTGATCGTGGTGATGATGTTCATGGCTGTGACCGTGATGATGGTGGTGGTGATGGTCGTCACGCAGCAGCAACGCACTTAGCAAGTTCACAAACAACCCAATCACCGCAACCAAAATGGCTTGATTGAAACTGATTGGCACAGGCTCCACGAGCCTTTGAAAGCTCTCCCAGCCGATCAGAAGCGCGATGAGCGCCAAGATCACCGCACTCGCAAAGCCAGCCAGATCACCGACCTTGCCGGTGCCGAATGTGAACGCCCGATTGTCGGCGTTCTTGCGCGCATACCGATAGGCGAGCACCGCAATTAACATGGCAGCGGCATGCGTGGACATGTGCCAGCCGTCAGCGATCAACGCCATGGAGCCGAACCAATGACCCGCTGTGATTTCCACAACCATCATGGTGGCGGTCAATGCAATCACAAGCCAAACGCGGCGCTCGTTTCGCTCTTGGTTCGCACCCAAGAAGACATGGTCATGTTCGAACGCATCTGCCGTTTTCTGGTTCATTGCTTGGTCCTTCTCGACAGTCTCTCCCGTCATTTGAGGTAAGATTTCAAAATCTGGATCATCTCTTCTGCGCCCTGTTCGCGAGCGGTATCGTCGGCGGCGTCAACAACATGGCTGCGGAGGTGCTCTTCGAAGACTTCGTTCGTCAGCCCTGTCATGGCTCCACGAATGGATGCGATCTGCCGCAACACTTCCGCGCAGTCGGCATCCGCTTCCAAAGCGCGTTCAACACCCTCAACCTGCCCTTTGATCCGCCGCAAGCGGGAAATCAGCTTTGAATTGTCACGACTGAGATGGCTCATTCTCATCCTTGAAATATAATATAGGGGGGTATACTAAATTTCTCGCAGCTGACAAATACGTCGAACATACGTGAACCTAGCTAGAAAACTCGCAAGCCGACATTCGTGCGTTGCGCAGCATCCGCTAAAGTGAACGCGCTGCCCGTTGCTGCTGAAACATGGTCGTAAGTCTTGTCCAAAGCGGCGAACCGCGCGAACCGTCCGCCGAACTGGGTTAAATATCGACGCGCTCAGCAATGCTTCTCGTATCTTTACGCTCGACAACCGAGGTAAAGCGACTGCACGCGGCGCGACCCTCAAAGTATTTTTCGACCTTTTGTTAAATCAATCCGTAGACGGAAGCGGAACAACGCAACGCGAAACAGCGAAAGCCGGTTTGACGGAGGTTGGAGCAAAAACCCACGAAGTCCGCCGGCTCAATGGTAAGATATTTATCACCGACACCAATCAATTGTGCATTGGTTTGCGCAAATGGTTAAGTGCCGGTTGGAAAGAGCGATATGCGCCCCATGAAACATCAATCGCTTATGCAGAGTAACACTTATAACATGACATCCCGTGATCAAAGAAAGCCTTGGCGTCCGCGACACGCGATAACGGCTCAAGCCCACAGCATGCCAAAAGCAAGACGCGTCCCGCCCGGGCACATTCTCCTTTGGTTTGGTGTGCATAGTCCGGACCCAGATCACCTGCAAAAGCAAAGGTCTAACTGTCGATGAACTGCAATTTCGTGTCATGAATGGATCGCGATATGTGGTTTCTCGAAATGCGTAGAGCAAAATGGAGCCACGACCGTCGTGTCATCTTACACCAAATGGCGTCGCGACGTGGTATTTGATTGGTTGAGCGCAAGTTCAGCTTGCGTTTTTGTGCCTTTGCTCGTTTGTTTTGAAAGACTGGCTTTCGGAAGGGGCGTGAGGACATGACGATACGCCTTTTGCGCACGCTTGTTGCCGTGGCGGACCACAAGACCTTTACCGCTGCCGCCGAGGCCGTACATGTCAGCCACGCCGCCGTGAGCCAGCAGATGCAGAGCCTTGAGGCAGATCTGGGTCTGACCCTGTTCAATCGGACCACCCGCACCCCCGAATTGACGCCCGTCGCGCACGAGGTCGTCGCGAGGGCGCGCCTCCTTTTGGCCGATTACGATAATCTGGTGCCTTCGGTGCTGGCCGATGGCGGGTTGAGCGGTGTGCTGAAGCTAGGTGCCCTGGGCACAACGCTGACGGGGCTGACGCCACAGGCGGTTGCCATTTTCAAGGGGCGGTTCCCCGCCGTAGGGTTGCACATTCGTCCGGCGCTGACCGGCGCGTCCCTGGCGGAGATCGAGCGGGGCAATCTGGATGCTGCCCTGATCACCAAGCCGCATCTGATGCCCACCGGCATTGTCTTTCGTCCGCTGGCGGAAGAGCCCATGCATTTGATCGCAGCGTGTGAGGAGCCCGAGGATGATCCGCTGACGCTGTTGCGGACGCGTCCCTATATCCGGTTCAACCGCAATGCGGTGCTGGGCACGCTGATCGACAACTGGATCCAGTCGAGGCGCATTCGCGTGTCCGAGACGATGGAGCTGGATAGCCCGGAGGCTATTGCAAGCATGGTGTATGCCAATCTGGGGGTGTCCATCGTGCCGGACCTGACCGTGAAGCCTCTGGAAAGCGCGCCAGTCAAGCAGTTGGCCCTAGGGCCGGATGGGCCCACGCGGGTGCTGGGCCTTGCCTATCCCGAAGATCAGATCAAGACGCGCGCGGTGGACGAGCTGTTCCGGTCCTTTGAAACCGTTATCGCCCGCGCGCAGGCGGATGGCAGAGCGACGCCTGCATGACGTACGAGGTGATCCTGTTGCTGATCATGGGCGCCGCTGCCGGTGGGTTCATCAACGGTTTGTCCGGCACCGGTACGGCGCTGTTTGCGTTGGGGTTTTATCTGGTGGTCCTGCCGCCCACGACATCCGTGGCGATTGTGGCCTTCATGTCCGTACTGGTCGGACTTCAGGGCATGTGGATCGTGCGCGCGTCGATCTTTGCCCGCCGTGATCGGCTGTTGCGGTTCATTCTGCCGGGGCTGTACGGTGTCCCATTGGGGCTGATCCTGCTGGATGTTGTCGACAGTGGCACGCTGCGCGTCGGGATTGCCGTGTTCCTGATCGTGTATGGCGGGTATTTCGGCTTTCGTGCGGCTCTGCCCTCTTTTTCGCGGCGCACGCCTGTGATCGACGGGGCCGTCGGTTTTCTGGGGGGCGTGTTCGGCGGTGCGGCTGGTGTGTCGGGGGCGTTGCCGTCCATGTGGCTGTCCATTCGTCCGTGGACCAAATCCGAGACGCGCGCGGTGCTGCAGCCCTTCAACATGACGATGCTGACGACAACGGTAACCTTGCTGTTTTTGCGCGGTGCCTATGATCAGACCGCGCTGAAGGCATTGGCCGTGACCATTCCTTGCGGCCTGCTCGCGGCGCAGGTGGGTATCGCGGTCTTTCGTCGCCTCAGCGACACTGGATTCCGCCGTCTGCTGATCCTTCTGACGCTTGCGATGGGCGTGGGCATCCTCTTGAGCGAAGCGGCATAGCCGCGCATCACCTCAAGAGCGCGCCCAACACCAGGTTTGCCCCCAGCACCGAAAACGCGCCAAGGAAATACGTTTTGAACCGTTCGGGGTCTGTCCGGTGTCTCAGGCGTTCGCCCACAGAAAACCCAATGAGCGCCGGGATCAGCAAAACCGCCGAGACCGCCAGATCGGGGGGCGCACTGTGTCCGACGGCGATGAACATGACAAATATCGACACGCTGCCTGCCGCGATCAGGAACCCCAGCGCCTGCACGAAGGCATCGCGTTCCAGCCGGAGGCCTGTCAGATACATGGCCAAGGGCGGGGCCCAAGCGGCGGTCAATCCGCCGACCAACCCGGCGATGACGGCGCTCATCCCTTCGAACAGGCGCACACGGTGGTCAGGGATCGCGGGCACGATGTTGCGCCAGCTGAAAAAGCAGAACGCCAAAACGAAAACACCCAGAACGACGCGCAGAAATCGGTCCGGCGCAGATTGGCTGACCCAGACGGTCGCCGCCACGCAAAGGCCCAAAATCACCGCATAGCGCCAATGCTGTTTGATGCATCCCGCCATGTCCGGCCCGCGCCAGAACTGCCAGACATTGCTGAGCAGCATTGGGATCACGATCAGTGTGACGGCAGACCGCGCATCCAGCTGGAGGGTCAGCAGTGCCAGCGCCACGGTGGGCATCCCGAGCCCGATAAAGCCCTTCACCGCCCCGGCCAGCAGCAGGACGGCGCTGGCGAACGCGATCATGGACAGGTCAGGCATGGACGCTTCAGATCACTTCATCCGTGCGATCGTCACTTTCGCCGTATCGTTTGAGGACGGCGGGTTTGGTGCCTTCATACACCCGCGCCACATTCTCTGCGATCTTGGCGTTTTCGCGTTCGAACAGGCAGTCGCCATTCATGTCGGAGGCGACGATGAACGGTCCCATCTTGTTGCATTTGATGACCCACATGGCCTGAGCCAAACCCAGCTCTTCGTTCCAGTGGACGGCTTCCACGTTTTCCACGCCCCGCCCGAGCAGCGCGCCGGTGCCGTAGCCGACGGTGGAGAGGTAGACGGCGCCGTTTGGGACGAAGTATTCCTTGTAGTCCTTGGACGTCATGCCGCCCTTGCCGACGATCAGTTTGGCGCCGGTCTTGGCCATCCATTCGGGCAGCCACTTGGCAAAGCGGAAGGAGGCGGTGGCCGTCACCGCCCCCATTTCAAAGCTGCCGTCGGGGTTGATGCGGGCGGCGGGCGAGCAATGGAAGTTGGCCGCCGACTGGCTGGGCAGCTCCATAGGAATGTTCGCCTTGTCCTCCAGCGCGCGCATGTAGACGCCCTCGCGGGCGGTGTACATAAGGCCATCTAGGTAGACGACATCGCCCAAGCGCAGATCAGCGATGGCGTCGTCGGTTGGCGTGGTGGAGAGACGAACTTCGCGGGGGCTCATTCTGCGGCCTCTTTCTGTGGTTCCCACTCGACCGTTTCGCGGCGCTGGTAATCTGTGAACCAGTCGGGGTCTGTACGGTGTTCCACCCGCCCGTCGGCATGGATACGGGCCACTGCGCGGCGGGAGGACAGGCAGAAGGCGTGAACCGACATCGGCATGCCGCCGGTGTGGCAGTACCCGACCTCGATGTTGCAGTCGATTACCATGTTCTTGCCCACGAAGCCCATTGCGCCCATGCCGATGGAGTTGCCCAGTTCCTTGAACTCATCCTCAATCTTAGCAATGCGGGGGTCGGAGTTGCGGCTGCCGACGGTGCGCAGGATCGACGCCCGTTTGCCCAGGACCATGCAGATATCTTTTGACCCGCCCAGCCCGATCCCGATGATCGCGGGTTGGCAGGCAAGGCCGCGTTTGCCGAACGCCATCAGCGTGTCGAGGTAGAACCGCTTGATCCCCTCCATCCCGTCCGAGGGGAAGAGCATGCGGTAGTCGGTGCCGAACAGGCCCCCCTTGTGGACCGTGATCAGGTCGATCCATTCGCCTTCCGGCTCGAACCCGTATTCGATCTCGGGTGCGCCGATGCCCACATTGTTGTCGTGATCCGTGCGCCAGAGCGGGTGCACGCGGTTGGGGCGCAGGGGCACGCCATTGGTGGCGTTTGCCGTGGCGCGGCGCAAGGCGGCTTCAAGCGCGACCATCCCGCCCTCAACCCGCGCGTCGTTGCCCATCTTCACGAACCAGCGGGGGACACCGGTGTCGCCGCACATCGCGCGGCGATCTTCCTTAGCTGCTTCGTAGTTTTCCAGCATGGCCTTAAGGACGAAGGAGGAGAGGTCGCCATCCTCGGTTTTGGCCGCGTGTTGGAGACCGTCGAGGTAGTCCTGCGGGATTTCGATGGCCGCCTTGTCCATGAGGACTTCGGCGGTAGATTGGATGAGGGAGATGGGGATCATTGTGCTGCCACCAATGTTTCGGGTTCGCCTTCGGGCAAGATCGTTTCGCCGGGGCGGACGATGGTGAATTGAACGGGTTCGCGGGTGACCTTGACCTTACCGCCGTCAAGCGTCGCCACCGTGAACTCGCTGTCTTCCATCGCGCCGGGCAATGGGAAATCTTCGCGGTAGTGCGCGCCACGTGAATTTTCGCGTGCAATCCCGGCTTTGGTGATCACTTCGGAGATGTCGCAGAGCGAGCGGAGGTTCAGCCAATCATGCCAAGTGAGGTTGAAGGCGAGGTTGGTGGCATCAACGCCCACATCCATCAGCGCGTCTGACACCTGCGCGATACCGCCCAACCCGCGCGCCATCCCTGCTTTGGTTCGCATCACACCAACCTCTTCCCACATGAGGTCCTGTAGCTGCTTGCGCAGCGGCAGGATCAGATCGGGTTTGCGGGTCAGGGGGAAGGTGGCGCGTTCGAATTCGGCGGCCAGCACGTCTTCATCCGGGTCGCGCAGGGTCATCGCGCCCACGTCGCGGCCCATCGTGTCGCCTGCGATGCCACCATAGACCGTAGAATTGGCCACCCCGTTGCCGCCCAAGCGGTTCGAGCCATGCGCGCCGCCCGCGTCTTCGCCCGCGACGTACAGCCCTTCCATCGCTGTCCGCGTATCCACATCGACCACCACGCCGCCCATGAAATAGTGCGCCGTTGGCACCACCTCGACCTTGCCCGCGGCCAGATCGAAGCCGCTGTCGGCGCAGCGTTTGACCATGCCCTTGAACTTCTCGGCCACCCAGTCGGGGCCAAGGTGGGACATGGAGATGAACACGCCGTCCTGATCCGGATTGTTGTTCTTGCGCATCTCGGCATAGATACCGCGGCTGACGACGTCGCGGGTGGCGCGCTCGCCCTTGCCGTCGTAGTCGAACATGAAGCGTTGGCCGGCGTGGTTGATGAGTTGCCCCCCGGCGCCGCGCAACCCTTCCTCAAGCACCGTTCCGGTCATGCGTGTATGATCCCCGGCCAGAAGGCCCGTGGGGTGGAACTGTACCATCTCCATATCGCGGAGTTTCAACCCTGCGCGCAGGGCCATGGCGAGGCCGTCCATCGTCTTGTCACCCGAGGGCGTGTGATA from Tateyamaria omphalii encodes:
- a CDS encoding sulfite exporter TauE/SafE family protein, yielding MTYEVILLLIMGAAAGGFINGLSGTGTALFALGFYLVVLPPTTSVAIVAFMSVLVGLQGMWIVRASIFARRDRLLRFILPGLYGVPLGLILLDVVDSGTLRVGIAVFLIVYGGYFGFRAALPSFSRRTPVIDGAVGFLGGVFGGAAGVSGALPSMWLSIRPWTKSETRAVLQPFNMTMLTTTVTLLFLRGAYDQTALKALAVTIPCGLLAAQVGIAVFRRLSDTGFRRLLILLTLAMGVGILLSEAA
- a CDS encoding transglycosylase domain-containing protein, giving the protein MRRAFKIAVSLLLLLGAGVFGYGAFGYWDAVRKSDEFAARADALIAEGMGPDGLGVERLRPLILVQDPGFLDHGGVDLSTAGAGLTTISQSLSKRLGFEEFRPGIGKIRQTGFAIGLEDRLNKVQILALWLDTVEMGRGPEGWMTGFFQASESIYGRALGELNNQEYHRLLAVLIAPGQFRLLEADGALDERASRISRLLSGDCSPDGQGGVWLDGCA
- a CDS encoding Y-family DNA polymerase, whose protein sequence is MPNRRILSIWFPRLGAERLIRRQPVLADQPVAVVEDQQNMQVITALSGVAQANGLQVGQPVRDAHAMCPGLLTFTRSAPQEQRFLEALQRWAGKFSPWVAPEDGDALVVDLTGCGHLFGGERALMQVVQDDCTDLGLSVLMGLADTRGAAWALARYAGRAAGSDRSGDSIDQEARATRSRAGKRRHWTKGGAAPAITTQAPDIKRIAPPGQTYGALSPLPIAALRLDADMTAQLGRLGLRRVGDLLGQPRAGLARRFGRGLVLRLDQAMGSAPEPVSPAKPPDHFAVRMTLPDPIGLVEDVMAAIDRTLPRLCKILKDKGKGARRVMLQAFRSDRAVEMVEIGLARATHDPHRIRPLLEMKIEGIDAGFGIDMIRLEAVQVEPVHDEVTVGHREAGAAVQARLNNANAMDDLIGLLGARVGLDAIRRFEPADSHIPEKSHKIMSAAWSKPHKGPWPKPTNPRPFLLWRPEPVHAPVTPKMPETFRWRGMTLTRLNAIGPERIAPEWWLDDPNWRSGTRDYWVTDTTDGQRLWLFYAHGGAMSPGWFCHGSFA
- a CDS encoding fumarate hydratase, which gives rise to MIPISLIQSTAEVLMDKAAIEIPQDYLDGLQHAAKTEDGDLSSFVLKAMLENYEAAKEDRRAMCGDTGVPRWFVKMGNDARVEGGMVALEAALRRATANATNGVPLRPNRVHPLWRTDHDNNVGIGAPEIEYGFEPEGEWIDLITVHKGGLFGTDYRMLFPSDGMEGIKRFYLDTLMAFGKRGLACQPAIIGIGLGGSKDICMVLGKRASILRTVGSRNSDPRIAKIEDEFKELGNSIGMGAMGFVGKNMVIDCNIEVGYCHTGGMPMSVHAFCLSSRRAVARIHADGRVEHRTDPDWFTDYQRRETVEWEPQKEAAE
- a CDS encoding class I SAM-dependent methyltransferase, whose product is MEARCLEPGQIAIRRAYLSNLSLPSDAHALELGSGTGHVTKDLLNLAGAKTAHGLEPSPVMVARAKKSFGDDARLTFEIGDAKSTGFEDASFDLVRMHTLLCHVPGPEDIVREAFRILKTGGVLAICDGDYNTATAQIADFDPLHQLVRLMINQNVTNLWIMRQIPGILLETGFELGACTGHGYVAAKEAT
- the dmeF gene encoding CDF family Co(II)/Ni(II) efflux transporter DmeF, producing MNQKTADAFEHDHVFLGANQERNERRVWLVIALTATMMVVEITAGHWFGSMALIADGWHMSTHAAAMLIAVLAYRYARKNADNRAFTFGTGKVGDLAGFASAVILALIALLIGWESFQRLVEPVPISFNQAILVAVIGLFVNLLSALLLRDDHHHHHHHGHSHEHHHHDHDHHHEQDNNLRAAYLHVLADALTSVLAIVALLLGRAYGWFWADPVMGIVGAIVISRWSWGLIKDSGGVLLDRVPEGGHIETKVRKAIETGPDKITDLHIWQVGPGHYSVIASIASDTPKTVAEYKGMISHIDQVSHTTVEVHQVGRAA
- a CDS encoding LysR family transcriptional regulator yields the protein MTIRLLRTLVAVADHKTFTAAAEAVHVSHAAVSQQMQSLEADLGLTLFNRTTRTPELTPVAHEVVARARLLLADYDNLVPSVLADGGLSGVLKLGALGTTLTGLTPQAVAIFKGRFPAVGLHIRPALTGASLAEIERGNLDAALITKPHLMPTGIVFRPLAEEPMHLIAACEEPEDDPLTLLRTRPYIRFNRNAVLGTLIDNWIQSRRIRVSETMELDSPEAIASMVYANLGVSIVPDLTVKPLESAPVKQLALGPDGPTRVLGLAYPEDQIKTRAVDELFRSFETVIARAQADGRATPA
- a CDS encoding metal/formaldehyde-sensitive transcriptional repressor — protein: MSHLSRDNSKLISRLRRIKGQVEGVERALEADADCAEVLRQIASIRGAMTGLTNEVFEEHLRSHVVDAADDTAREQGAEEMIQILKSYLK
- a CDS encoding fumarate hydratase C-terminal domain-containing protein, which encodes MSPREVRLSTTPTDDAIADLRLGDVVYLDGLMYTAREGVYMRALEDKANIPMELPSQSAANFHCSPAARINPDGSFEMGAVTATASFRFAKWLPEWMAKTGAKLIVGKGGMTSKDYKEYFVPNGAVYLSTVGYGTGALLGRGVENVEAVHWNEELGLAQAMWVIKCNKMGPFIVASDMNGDCLFERENAKIAENVARVYEGTKPAVLKRYGESDDRTDEVI
- a CDS encoding sulfite exporter TauE/SafE family protein, coding for MPDLSMIAFASAVLLLAGAVKGFIGLGMPTVALALLTLQLDARSAVTLIVIPMLLSNVWQFWRGPDMAGCIKQHWRYAVILGLCVAATVWVSQSAPDRFLRVVLGVFVLAFCFFSWRNIVPAIPDHRVRLFEGMSAVIAGLVGGLTAAWAPPLAMYLTGLRLERDAFVQALGFLIAAGSVSIFVMFIAVGHSAPPDLAVSAVLLIPALIGFSVGERLRHRTDPERFKTYFLGAFSVLGANLVLGALLR